From Mya arenaria isolate MELC-2E11 chromosome 1, ASM2691426v1, a single genomic window includes:
- the LOC128210756 gene encoding F-box/LRR-repeat protein 7-like: MDGFQKPVMMDLPVNVLLQIFKYLSHEDLISGVRRTCKVWNQLTYERVFWREISLSLFPGCGLATKSFLELIADTVDSIETLVVDLDKLESKVIDHEGIYCPNLKEVCLKGGYSCSVFEEHYEDVNQCLRNLSEKYCGLESLKLVCSDFITDQMKTNDRFNEQSGSSTIETLFPNLKSVTFARNSDRTPGFNERELKRFLASHRHLKELSIKNCALKASTLELIFTEMPDIKKLDLRNSLSSLEFEFDALDLISEKICLTNLRVLVLCECKLSDKLLRSFAKHSQHLEELLLTGVEGITNIGLESVAMCCPKLKRLLLNNNPFLHVKSNVTDAGIERIAEHCHQLKVLNLRHCTEISDVAINAVASGCSWLEELYVSDCLSLTDMCLVNLVKNCTRLSVLDVSNCSQLTSKSVNAILTQCKALRRFSVGMCHRVKDISLVHKEEDDETARISDTMNGSKMEEPLPSQAKHTPVYVRYDALNLGKHSHVYRLDFHFCSALTNACIKQLANYCRDLRELNVQACALVTNAGVKEIVKKCTFLRKLNISGGSMSQTSRLTDSCLEDIAVNAKNLENLTITQNFNITAESVFEVVRKCPQIMLVVVDHGARNKRSNIVQDRLIDLSGEVPEKTICLQFRARTAEVHVYRNCELYIRSQTVRPELLTE, translated from the coding sequence ATGGATGGATTCCAGAAGCCAGTTATGATGGATCTTCCCGTCAATGTTCTTCtgcaaatattcaaatatctttCCCACGAGGACCTGATAAGCGGCGTACGACGCACGTGTAAAGTATGGAACCAGCTGACATACGAGCGAGTATTTTGGCGGGAAATAAGCTTGTCGCTCTTTCCTGGATGTGGACTTGCAACCAAGTCATTTTTGGAGCTTATTGCTGATACTGTCGATAGTATTGAAACATTAGTTGTCGATCTGGATAAATTAGAATCTAAAGTCATCGACCACGAAGGAATATATTGTCCAAATTTGAAGGAGGTCTGTCTGAAAGGCGGCTACTCGTGCAGCGTTTTTGAGGAGCATTATGAAGATGTTAATCAATGTTTGAGGAATTTGTCCGAAAAATATTGTGGACTTGAATCTCTGAAATTGGTTTGCTCGGACTTTATAACTGACCAGATGAAAACGAACGATAGGTTTAACGAGCAGTCAGGGTCATCAACGATCGAAACATTATTTCCGAATCTGAAATCTGTCACTTTCGCCAGAAATTCGGACCGTACACCGGGGTTTAATGAACGCGAGCTTAAACGGTTCTTGGCAAGTCATAGGCACTTGAAAGAGTTATCAattaaaaattgtgccctgaaagCTAGTACGCTTGAACTTATATTTACGGAAATGCCAGACATTAAAAAGCTGGACTTACGAAATTCGTTGAGTAGCTTGGAATTCGAGTTCGATGCATTGGACTTAATTTCTGAAAAGATCTGCCTTACAAACCTGAGGGTTTTAGTTCTGTGTGAATGCAAATTAAGCGACAAGTTATTGAGAAGTTTCGCAAAGCACAGCCAGCATTTGGAAGAACTTCTGTTGACTGGGGTTGAAGGCATAACGAACATCGGACTTGAAAGTGTAGCTATGTGTTGCCCGAAATTGAAACGTTTACTGTTGAATAACAACCCATTTCTTCACGTAAAATCTAATGTGACCGATGCGGGAATTGAAAGAATAGCTGAACATTGTCATCAACTGAAAGTTCTCAATTTGCGCCATTGTACGGAAATAAGCGACGTGGCCATTAATGCAGTAGCTTCAGGCTGTAGTTGGCTGGAAGAATTGTATGTGTCGGACTGTCTTTCACTAACGGACATGTGCTTGGTGAATCTTGTGAAAAACTGCACAAGACTTTCAGTTTTGGACGTAAGCAACTGTTCACAATTGACCTCTAAATCGGTGAATGCAATTTTAACGCAGTGTAAAGCACTGAGGAGATTTTCTGTTGGTATGTGTCACAGAGTGAAAGACATAAGCCTTGTACATAAGGAAGAAGACGACGAAACTGCTAGAATAAGTGATACCATGAACGGTTCCAAGATGGAAGAGCCATTACCGTCGCAAGCAAAACACACACCAGTGTATGTTCGATATGATGCTTTGAACTTAGGAAAGCATTCACACGTCTATCGTTTGGATTTCCACTTCTGCTCGGCCCTAACCAACGCATGCATCAAACAATTAGCCAACTACTGTAGGGATTTGCGCGAATTGAACGTACAGGCATGTGCGCTAGTTACAAACGCTGGCGTGAAAGAAATCGTAAAGAAATGTACATTTCTACGCAAGTTGAATATTTCTGGCGGTTCAATGTCACAAACAAGCCGTCTGACCGATTCTTGCTTGGAAGACATAGCAGTGAATGCAAAGAATCTGGAAAATCTGACTATCACTCAAAACTTTAATATTACCGCCGAGAGTGTTTTTGAAGTGGTCAGAAAGTGCCCGCAAATAATGTTGGTGGTAGTTGACCACGGGGCACGAAACAAGCGATCAAACATCGTGCAGGATAGGCTGATCGATCTGTCGGGAGAAGTTCCGGAGAAGACGATATGTCTCCAGTTCCGGGCCCGCACTGCCGAAGTGCACGTTTACCGGAACTGCGAACTCTACATCCGATCACAAACGGTCAGACCGGAACTGCTGACGGAATAG
- the LOC128227496 gene encoding uncharacterized protein LOC128227496 produces MASPTTTSKPTTMTYPKPWPIPQPKPNVAEPSNVANPTNVAKPSTVANPSTVASPTNVAKHSTVTNPTNVAKPSTVANPTTVAKPLTVTNLTTMAKPSTVTNPTTVANPSIVANPTNVAKPSNVANPTNVAKPSTLANPSTLASPTNVAKPSSVSNPTNVAKPSNVANPTTVASPTNVAKPSNVANPTNVAKSSTVANPSTVASPTNVAKPSTVASPTNVAKPSNVAKPTTVASPTNVAKPSNVTNPTNVAKPSTVAKPSTVASPTNVADPSNVANPSTVANPSTVTTPTNVANPSNVANPSTVANPSTVANPTTVANPSTVASPTNVAKPSTVTTFTNVAKPSTVASPTTVASPTNVAKPSNVANPTNVADPSTLANPTNVAKPSNVAKLSTVTTPTNVAKLTNVAKPSDQPHNGGEADSYVYIVSTHI; encoded by the coding sequence ATGGCCAGCCCCACAACTACTTCCAAGCCCACAACCATGACATACCCAAAACCATGGCCAATCCCACAACCGAAACCAAATGTTGCCGAGCCCTCAAATGTTGCCAACCCCACAAATGTGGCCAAGCCCTCAACCGTGGCCAACCCCTCAACTGTGGCCAGCCCCACAAATGTGGCCAAGCACTCAACTGTGACCAACCCCACAAATGTGGCCAAGCCCTCAACGGTTGCCAACCCCACAACCGTGGCCAAGCCCTTAACCGTGACCAACCTCACAACCATGGCCAAGCCCTCAACTGTGACCAACCCCACAACCGTGGCCAACCCCTCAATCGTGGCCAACCCCACAAATGTGGCCAAGCCATCAAATGTGGCCAACCCCACAAATGTGGCCAAGCCCTCAACCCTGGCCAACCCCTCAACCCTGGCCAGCCCCACTAATGTGGCCAAGCCTTCAAGCGTGTCCAACCCCACAAATGTGGCCAAGCCCTCAAATGTGGCCAACCCCACAACCGTGGCCAGCCCCACAAATGTGGCCAAGCCCTCAAATGTGGCCAACCCCACAAATGTGGCCAAGTCTTCAACTGTGGCCAACCCCTCAACCGTGGCCAGCCCCACAAATGTGGCCAAGCCCTCAACCGTGGCCAGCCCCACAAATGTGGCCAAGCCCTCAAATGTGGCCAAGCCCACAACTGTGGCCAGCCCCACAAATGTGGCCAAGCCCTCAAATGTGACCAACCCCACAAATGTGGCCAAGCCCTCAACCGTGGCCAAGCCCTCAACCGTGGCCAGCCCCACAAATGTGGCCGACCCCTCAAATGTGGCCAACCCCTCAACCGTGGCCAACCCCTCAACCGTGACCACCCCCACAAATGTGGCCAACCCCTCAAATGTGGCCAACCCCTCAACCGTGGCCAACCCCTCAACCGTGGCCAACCCCACAACCGTGGCCAACCCCTCAACCGTGGCCAGCCCCACAAATGTGGCCAAGCCCTCAACCGTGACCACCTTCACAAATGTGGCCAAGCCCTCAACCGTGGCCAGCCCTACAACCGTGGCCAGCCCCACAAATGTGGCCAAGCCCTCAAATGTGGCCAACCCCACCAATGTGGCCGACCCCTCAACCCTGGCCAACCCCACAAATGTGGCCAAGCCCTCAAATGTGGCCAAGCTCTCAACCGTGACCACCCCCACAAATGTGGCCAAGCTCACAAATGTGGCCAAGCCCTCAGACCAACCCCACAACGGTGGCGAAGCCGATTcatatgtgtacattgtatcaACCCATATCTGA